A genomic stretch from Microcebus murinus isolate Inina chromosome 11, M.murinus_Inina_mat1.0, whole genome shotgun sequence includes:
- the LOC142873783 gene encoding UDP-glucuronosyltransferase 3A2-like isoform X1 — translation MAGRWVLLLVSFLLPGILLSEAAKILTIATLGGSHYLLMDRVSQILQDHGHNVTMLHKRGSSIIPDFKEEEKSYQVISWLLPEDYQKEFHKILSFYVKEAYNDRETFENLIKLMEQLGFQCSHLLSRRDIMDSLKNENFDLVIVESLDYCHFLIAEKLGKPFVSVLTTSFANVDFGLPSPSSYVPVFHSLLTDHMDFWGRVKNFLAFFTFSRRQWQVQSMYDNTIREHFPEGSRPVLSQLLLKAELWFVNSDFAFDFARPLLPNTVYVGGLMAKPTKPVPQDLENFIARFGNSGFVLVAMGSMVNITGIQEVLKEMNSAFAHLHQGVIWKCKHSHWPKDVNVAANVKLVDWLPQNDLLAHPSIRLFVNHGGLNSIMEAIQHGVPMVGIPIFGDHPENMVRVEAKKLGVSIKLKELKAETLALKMEQVIEDKRYKSAAVAASVITRSHPLTPAQRLVGWIDHILQTGGAAHLKPYAFQQPWHEQYLLDVFVFLLGLTLGAVWLCGKLLRVVSRWLCGARKLKET, via the exons ATGGCTGGGCGTTGGGTGCTGCTTCTAGTGAGCTTCCTTCTCCCTGGGATCCTGCTTTCAGAGGCTGCCAAAATCCTGACAATAGCTACCTTGG GTGGAAGCCATTACCTACTGATGGACCGGGTCTCTCAGATTCTTCAGGATCACGGTCATAATGTCACCATGCTTCATAAGAGAGGAAGTTCTATTATACCAG attttaaagaggaagaaaaatcataCCAAGTTATCAGTTGGCTTTTGCCTGAAGACTATCAAAAGGAATTTCATAAGATTTTAAGTTTCTATGTGAAAGAAGCTTACAATGACAG ggaAACATTTGAAAACCTTATAAAGTTAATGGAACAACTGGGATTTCAGTGCAGTCATTTGCTAAGCAGAAGGGATATCATGGATTCCTTAAAGAATGAGAACTTCGACCTGGTGATAGTTGAAAGTCTTGACTACTGCCATTTCCTGATTGCTGAGAAGCTTGGCAAGCCATTTGTGTCTGTTCTTACCACCTCATTTGCCAATGTGGACTTCGGGCTTCCAAGTCCCTCATCTTATGTTCCAGTATTCCATTCCTTGTTAACTGACCACATGGACTTCTGGGGCCGAGTGAAGAACTTTCTGGCTTTCTTTACTTTCTCCAGGAGGCAATGGCAAGTTCAGTCTATGTATGACAACACCATCAGGGAGCATTTCCCAGAAGGCTCGAGGCCAGTTCTGTCTCAACTCCTACTGAAAGCAGAGCTGTGGTTTGTTAACTCTGACTTTGCCTTTGACTTTGCCCGGCCCCTACTTCCCAACACCGTTTATGTTGGAGGCTTAATGGCCAAACCCACTAAACCAGTACCACAA GACTTGGAGAACTTCATTGCCAGGTTTGGGAACTCTGGTTTTGTCCTTGTGGCTATGGGCTCCATGGTGAATATCACTGGAATCCAGGAAGTCCTTAAGGAGATGAACAGTGCCTTTGCCCACCTCCACCAAGGGGTGATATGGAAGTGTAAGCATTCTCACTGGCCCAAAGATGTCAACGTGGCTGCAAATGTGAAACTCGTGGACTGGCTTCCTCAGAATGACCTCCTGG CTCACCCCAGCATCCGTCTCTTTGTCAACCATGGTGGGCTGAACAGCATCATGGAGGCCATCCAGCATGGGGTGCCCATGGTGGGCATCCCTATTTTTGGAGACCACCCTGAAAATATGGTCCGAGTAGAAGCAAAAAAACTTGGTGTCTCTATTAAGTTAAAGGAGCTGAAGGCAGAGACATTGGCTCTTAAGATGGAGCAAGTCATAGAAGACAAGAG GTACAAGTCTGCAGCAGTGGCCGCCAGTGTCATCACACGCTCCCATCCCCTGACCCCCGCCCAGAGGCTGGTGGGCTGGATCGACCACATCCTGCAGACAGGGGGCGCTGCGCACCTCAAGCCCTATGCCTTCCAGCAGCCCTGGCATGAGCAGTACCTGCTGGATGTCTTCGTGTTCCTGCTGGGGCTCACTCTGGGCGCCGTGTGGCTTTGTGGGAAGCTGCTGAGGGTGGTGTCCAGGTGGCTGTGTGGGGCCAGGAAGCTGAAGGAGACTTGA
- the LOC142873783 gene encoding UDP-glucuronosyltransferase 3A2-like isoform X2, which translates to MAGRWVLLLVSFLLPGILLSEAAKILTIATLDFKEEEKSYQVISWLLPEDYQKEFHKILSFYVKEAYNDRETFENLIKLMEQLGFQCSHLLSRRDIMDSLKNENFDLVIVESLDYCHFLIAEKLGKPFVSVLTTSFANVDFGLPSPSSYVPVFHSLLTDHMDFWGRVKNFLAFFTFSRRQWQVQSMYDNTIREHFPEGSRPVLSQLLLKAELWFVNSDFAFDFARPLLPNTVYVGGLMAKPTKPVPQDLENFIARFGNSGFVLVAMGSMVNITGIQEVLKEMNSAFAHLHQGVIWKCKHSHWPKDVNVAANVKLVDWLPQNDLLAHPSIRLFVNHGGLNSIMEAIQHGVPMVGIPIFGDHPENMVRVEAKKLGVSIKLKELKAETLALKMEQVIEDKRYKSAAVAASVITRSHPLTPAQRLVGWIDHILQTGGAAHLKPYAFQQPWHEQYLLDVFVFLLGLTLGAVWLCGKLLRVVSRWLCGARKLKET; encoded by the exons ATGGCTGGGCGTTGGGTGCTGCTTCTAGTGAGCTTCCTTCTCCCTGGGATCCTGCTTTCAGAGGCTGCCAAAATCCTGACAATAGCTACCTTGG attttaaagaggaagaaaaatcataCCAAGTTATCAGTTGGCTTTTGCCTGAAGACTATCAAAAGGAATTTCATAAGATTTTAAGTTTCTATGTGAAAGAAGCTTACAATGACAG ggaAACATTTGAAAACCTTATAAAGTTAATGGAACAACTGGGATTTCAGTGCAGTCATTTGCTAAGCAGAAGGGATATCATGGATTCCTTAAAGAATGAGAACTTCGACCTGGTGATAGTTGAAAGTCTTGACTACTGCCATTTCCTGATTGCTGAGAAGCTTGGCAAGCCATTTGTGTCTGTTCTTACCACCTCATTTGCCAATGTGGACTTCGGGCTTCCAAGTCCCTCATCTTATGTTCCAGTATTCCATTCCTTGTTAACTGACCACATGGACTTCTGGGGCCGAGTGAAGAACTTTCTGGCTTTCTTTACTTTCTCCAGGAGGCAATGGCAAGTTCAGTCTATGTATGACAACACCATCAGGGAGCATTTCCCAGAAGGCTCGAGGCCAGTTCTGTCTCAACTCCTACTGAAAGCAGAGCTGTGGTTTGTTAACTCTGACTTTGCCTTTGACTTTGCCCGGCCCCTACTTCCCAACACCGTTTATGTTGGAGGCTTAATGGCCAAACCCACTAAACCAGTACCACAA GACTTGGAGAACTTCATTGCCAGGTTTGGGAACTCTGGTTTTGTCCTTGTGGCTATGGGCTCCATGGTGAATATCACTGGAATCCAGGAAGTCCTTAAGGAGATGAACAGTGCCTTTGCCCACCTCCACCAAGGGGTGATATGGAAGTGTAAGCATTCTCACTGGCCCAAAGATGTCAACGTGGCTGCAAATGTGAAACTCGTGGACTGGCTTCCTCAGAATGACCTCCTGG CTCACCCCAGCATCCGTCTCTTTGTCAACCATGGTGGGCTGAACAGCATCATGGAGGCCATCCAGCATGGGGTGCCCATGGTGGGCATCCCTATTTTTGGAGACCACCCTGAAAATATGGTCCGAGTAGAAGCAAAAAAACTTGGTGTCTCTATTAAGTTAAAGGAGCTGAAGGCAGAGACATTGGCTCTTAAGATGGAGCAAGTCATAGAAGACAAGAG GTACAAGTCTGCAGCAGTGGCCGCCAGTGTCATCACACGCTCCCATCCCCTGACCCCCGCCCAGAGGCTGGTGGGCTGGATCGACCACATCCTGCAGACAGGGGGCGCTGCGCACCTCAAGCCCTATGCCTTCCAGCAGCCCTGGCATGAGCAGTACCTGCTGGATGTCTTCGTGTTCCTGCTGGGGCTCACTCTGGGCGCCGTGTGGCTTTGTGGGAAGCTGCTGAGGGTGGTGTCCAGGTGGCTGTGTGGGGCCAGGAAGCTGAAGGAGACTTGA